tgGTGTGCATGGGAAACAGCTTGCCCTGACAGCAGCGCTGAGGGACTGGGCAGGGTGACCTGTGGTCACCTTGAATGACACCATTGTAGCACCAGTGATAACTTTTTATTAGGAACCCAGAATATCCAGCTCTTACTGAAATGGAAGAGGATGGAGCAGCCTCAAAGGAGCTTGGGTGGGATGCCTGGGAAGCTGCACTAGATATAGAAAGGGTGAAACTTGGAGAAGAGGGTACATGTGTCATTGGGGTCCTCAATTCTCAGAGTGTTCTTGAGAGTCACTGCTGAGACTCTGTGCCCAAAAATGTATGTAGAGGAAGATAAAATCAGTGAAGCTGAGCCTTAGAAGTCAGTGTAAGGCGACGCTGTCTATGGCACTAGAACACATCTCCTGCCATCAGGAAAATACCTGTGGGCATCGGCAGAAACAGCCCCGTGTTGCATAGAAACGTGAAACAGCAAGTGCAGGGCTGTTCTGCTCTCAAGGGCTTTTGGAGCCCAGAGCCTGTGACATTCATAGCACAGCAACACCTTCGTGGCATTTCTGAAGAGGTGACATTGCAGCTGAATAAGCCCTGAGTGCCCGCATCCTGGTAGTGGGATGAATGCCAGCTCTGGCTGACGCTGGTGCAGTGAAGCATGCAAGCATGCCAGGATCCGacagccagggcagccctggctcagGCTTGGCGGTGCAAGAGGGAAAACAGTCAAAGCTGCCTTGGGGTCCTGCCGCTCCCTGGGCTGAGAAAGGGGAGCACTGCGAGCACACTGGTGTCTGCTGCAGGCCTTGAATGCATGCACCAGCAAGCACTGAGCTGAGAGCCTGCTGGCTCGCTGCTTCACATCAGCCACCGGCTCTGCACATACCACAGTGTCTAGGCTGGGGGAAAGATGGGAGCAGGATGGTGGGACCAGTCCTGACACCCGCAGCCTTTCTGGGTGCTGAGAGCCCAGGTCTGGAACCCTGCAGGCTGGCTGAGCAGGAATGGAGCTCTGGGTGGTGTCTGACCCACTGTCTTGTCCTAcccctctccccagctgggTGGCCTATGAGCAGGCCAACATGCGCGGAGAGatgttcatcctggagaaggGCGAGTACCCTCGCTGGGACACCTGGTCTAGCAGCTACCGGAGTGACTGCTTCATGTCCATGCGTCCCATCAAAATGGTGAGTGGTCCAGGATTGGAAGGCACCCAGCAGGGTCTGGCCAGGGCCGGATCTGTGCTGCTCGATGTCTCCCTGCAGCAAGCTCCAGGGCTTTGGCCGTGCAACCCAGCACCTTCCCTCTGTCTTCCCCAGGAGGCTGAGGACCACAAAATCTCCCTGTACGAGTCTGCTGACTTCAAGGGCAACAAGATGGAAATCCAGGAGGACGACGTGCCCAGCCTTTGGGCTTACGGCTTCTGCGACCGTGTGGGCAGCGTGCAGGTGCCCAGTGGAACGTAAGccgggctgcagcaggggctgcctcctgccaggctcCCTGTCCTCCCCTGTGCCCCAGCTTGCTGCCTGCTGGTCCTGAGCACCCACAGGGGGCTCTCGGGTGCCCAGAAAGTGCCACATGGCTGTTTTTGGTGGCATAGCCTGTCACCCAGGGGTTCGCGCCCAGCACACGGGAGGCAGGGGGGCTCTGCTGGCTTCTCAAGAGCGTGCCGGCCATGTCACTGCTGCCTGTAGTGGCCGACCCCACTCAGGTGCCCTTTGtttgctttccctgcagctgggtggggTACCAATATCCTGGCTACAGAGGCTACCAGTACCTCTTTGAGACTGGAGACTTCCGACACTGGAACGAGTGGTCTGCCTTCCAACCCCAGATCCAGTCCATCCGCCGCATCCGGGACATGCAGTGGGACCAGAAGGGCACCTTCGTCACCCCCGACGCGCCCTCCGACTGAGCGTGCCGCCTGCTAGCTACGAGTCCTGGGCCCCGTGGGGCACCCCCGCCTCCCCTCGCACTCGCCTGCTCAGCACTTTCCTTGTACATTGCACATTCCCTGGATGTACTCTACCTTGtgaggcaaattaaaaaaacccagaagactAGAGCTGCTGGGGAGTCCGTGGTGCATGAGCTGGCGCTGCTCTCCTGCCCCGCGCCAGCCCTGCGCTGGAAGCTGGGTGGGACGTGGAGGGTGATTTTCCCAGGGGAACCACACTCGGGCAGGAATCCCCTCAACACTGGGGCTGCAGCGGGGGGGATCCTGGTGAAAGGAGGAGCATGCATGGGACAGCAGGTGGCGGGAggctcctccagcccctgtgGGGCCTCTCCCGGCTGCGGGGGCTCAGGGCATCCCAGGAGTGGT
This genomic interval from Falco peregrinus isolate bFalPer1 chromosome 2, bFalPer1.pri, whole genome shotgun sequence contains the following:
- the CRYBB1 gene encoding beta-crystallin B1, whose amino-acid sequence is MSETTKPAAPGQAAEEKEKAAPAPTPSLDPAPITNSKGEEPSTEAFRIIVFEQENFQGRQMEFTTECMNLGDRGFDRVRSVIVTSGPWVAYEQANMRGEMFILEKGEYPRWDTWSSSYRSDCFMSMRPIKMVSAPGLWPCNPAPSLCLPQEAEDHKISLYESADFKGNKMEIQEDDVPSLWAYGFCDRVGSVQVPSGTWVGYQYPGYRGYQYLFETGDFRHWNEWSAFQPQIQSIRRIRDMQWDQKGTFVTPDAPSD